The Blautia hydrogenotrophica DSM 10507 genome window below encodes:
- a CDS encoding MarR family winged helix-turn-helix transcriptional regulator, with protein MEHYKMLNDILVNLFNEILGIEEKALTSSEFRDISVNDMHILEAVGTEEPRSMSSVAKSLSVTVGTLTIAMNNLVKKGYVNRARSEEDRRVVLISLSEKGEKAYYHHQKFHDDMIQAIMTDLDETQMDALTQALNKLRAFFRKY; from the coding sequence ATGGAGCACTATAAGATGTTGAATGATATTTTGGTGAATTTGTTTAATGAAATTTTAGGGATTGAAGAGAAGGCATTGACCTCATCTGAATTCAGAGATATCTCTGTGAATGATATGCATATTTTGGAGGCTGTAGGGACTGAGGAGCCGCGCAGTATGTCTTCTGTGGCCAAGAGTCTATCGGTCACAGTGGGTACACTGACCATTGCAATGAATAATTTGGTGAAAAAAGGATATGTAAATCGGGCACGCAGTGAAGAGGATCGCAGAGTGGTCTTGATTTCTCTGTCAGAAAAAGGAGAGAAAGCCTATTACCATCATCAAAAATTCCACGACGATATGATTCAGGCGATCATGACAGATTTGGATGAGACTCAGATGGATGCTCTGACTCAGGCATTGAATAAACTGCGTGCGTTTTTTCGGAAATATTGA
- the sstT gene encoding serine/threonine transporter SstT, translating to MKNILIKWNEISLVKRIIGGLIVGILLGLVVPQFTVISLLGDLFVGALKAVAPLLVLFLVMGALARHKEGKQTNMKLVVILYICGTFLAGCVAVAASFLFPITLTLSKGVEDMAAPGGVGEVLKTLLMNLVSNPVDALVNANYIGILAWAVLLGLALKKSSAGTKKAIENISDALSQIVKWVISCAPFGVMGLVFTTISQQGLEALLSYGRLILLLVGSMAFVAFVVNPIIVYLGIRKNPFPLVLRCLKESGITAFFMRSSAANIPVNMKLCEDLGLDEDTYSVSIPLGATINMGGASVTISVLALAAANTMGIQVDFGTALILCVLSAVSACGASGVAGGSLLLVPLACSLFGISNDVAMQVVGVGFIVGVIQDSCETALNSSTDVLYTAVAELSRRRKQNT from the coding sequence ATGAAAAATATTCTTATTAAATGGAATGAGATCAGCTTGGTGAAGAGAATCATAGGGGGATTGATCGTAGGAATTCTGTTGGGGCTTGTGGTGCCTCAGTTTACAGTCATCTCTCTGTTGGGAGATTTATTTGTAGGGGCGTTGAAAGCGGTGGCTCCTCTGTTGGTGTTGTTTCTGGTTATGGGGGCTCTGGCGCGGCATAAAGAAGGAAAGCAGACCAACATGAAGCTGGTTGTGATTCTCTATATTTGCGGCACGTTTCTGGCGGGTTGTGTGGCTGTAGCCGCCAGTTTTTTATTTCCTATTACGTTGACACTGAGCAAAGGCGTGGAGGATATGGCTGCTCCAGGAGGAGTCGGAGAAGTCCTCAAAACGCTGTTGATGAATCTGGTATCCAATCCGGTAGATGCCTTAGTGAATGCCAATTATATTGGAATTCTGGCCTGGGCGGTTTTGCTGGGATTGGCCCTGAAGAAATCCTCAGCCGGCACAAAGAAGGCGATTGAAAATATCTCTGACGCTCTGTCTCAAATTGTCAAGTGGGTAATCAGCTGTGCACCTTTTGGAGTTATGGGCTTGGTGTTCACTACAATTTCTCAGCAGGGGCTGGAAGCTCTGCTCAGCTATGGGCGTCTGATTCTACTTTTGGTGGGAAGTATGGCCTTTGTGGCTTTTGTGGTAAATCCGATTATTGTCTATTTGGGAATTCGCAAAAATCCATTTCCACTAGTACTGAGGTGCCTGAAGGAGAGCGGAATTACAGCTTTCTTTATGAGAAGCTCAGCGGCTAATATTCCGGTAAATATGAAATTATGTGAGGATTTGGGATTGGATGAGGACACCTATTCTGTGTCGATTCCGCTGGGAGCCACTATCAACATGGGAGGTGCTTCTGTTACGATCTCTGTGTTGGCTTTGGCGGCTGCGAATACAATGGGGATTCAGGTGGACTTTGGAACAGCACTGATTCTGTGCGTGTTATCTGCGGTCAGTGCTTGCGGAGCATCTGGGGTGGCAGGAGGCTCTCTTTTACTGGTACCACTGGCATGTAGTCTGTTTGGAATATCAAATGATGTAGCGATGCAGGTAGTGGGAGTGGGCTTTATCGTAGGAGTCATTCAGGATTCCTGTGAGACGGCGCTGAATTCATCCACAGATGTTCTTTATACGGCAGTCGCGGAATTGTCTAGAAGGAGGAAACAAAACACATGA
- a CDS encoding TatD family hydrolase — MIFESHAHYDDEAFDEDREELLNSMRENGIEYVVNVCAAADGLEKTLELTEKYPFVYGAVGVHPDDAGKMNEEILQRIQEYCRLDKVVAVGEIGLDYYWDKESHEIQKKWFEAQMEVARSERLPFIIHSREAAQDTLTMMKGLRAAEMSGGVIHCFSYSKEMAKEYLDMGLYIGIGGVVTFKNAKKLKEVAEYAPLEQILLETDCPYLAPVPHRGKRNTSLNLPYVAEEIARIKGISCEEVVEVTCRNAKKMFGIKD; from the coding sequence ATGATATTTGAGAGCCATGCTCATTACGATGATGAAGCGTTTGACGAGGATAGAGAAGAACTGCTGAATTCCATGAGGGAAAATGGAATTGAGTATGTCGTCAATGTATGTGCCGCGGCTGATGGGTTGGAGAAAACCCTCGAGCTGACAGAAAAATATCCGTTTGTCTACGGAGCTGTGGGGGTCCACCCGGATGACGCAGGAAAGATGAATGAAGAGATTCTGCAAAGGATTCAGGAGTACTGTCGGTTGGACAAAGTGGTGGCTGTGGGGGAAATCGGGCTGGACTATTATTGGGATAAAGAAAGCCATGAGATTCAAAAGAAATGGTTCGAAGCTCAGATGGAAGTGGCCAGGTCTGAGAGGCTTCCATTCATCATTCACAGCAGAGAAGCGGCGCAGGATACTTTGACAATGATGAAGGGGCTGCGGGCAGCAGAGATGTCTGGCGGTGTGATACACTGTTTTTCCTATTCAAAAGAGATGGCAAAGGAATATCTTGACATGGGACTTTATATTGGTATCGGTGGGGTGGTGACATTCAAAAACGCGAAGAAATTAAAAGAGGTCGCGGAGTATGCTCCGTTGGAACAAATCTTGTTGGAGACGGACTGTCCTTATTTAGCGCCTGTCCCACATCGGGGAAAACGGAATACTTCACTGAACCTGCCTTATGTCGCGGAGGAGATTGCCAGAATCAAGGGAATCTCCTGTGAAGAGGTGGTGGAAGTGACCTGCCGAAACGCGAAAAAAATGTTCGGAATCAAAGACTGA
- the trxB gene encoding thioredoxin-disulfide reductase has translation MDEKIYDLIIVGAGPAGLTAAIYALRAGLHTLLLEKNFVSGGQTASTYEVDNYPGLPGISGAEFGQKIRSHADQLGLVSERVNVKEIHVEEDGTKVIRTRKKDFQARTVLLAVGARHRLLGAKGEERLSGMGISYCATCDGAFYKDQTVAVVGGGNVAVEDAIFLAKICKMVYVVHRRDQLRADDILQKRLFQFPNVVFCWNQVCEEIQGEEQVEAILLKNVKDGSSQRVKVDGVFVAVGIHPNSEPYQGLVNMDEGGYIVAGEDGKTNMPGIFAAGDVRTKKLRQIITAASDGANAVSSVQDYLSRL, from the coding sequence ATGGATGAAAAGATCTATGATTTGATTATTGTAGGGGCAGGGCCGGCAGGACTGACAGCTGCGATCTATGCTCTGCGAGCAGGGCTTCATACTTTGCTGCTGGAAAAAAATTTTGTGAGCGGAGGACAGACAGCTAGCACCTATGAGGTAGATAATTACCCGGGACTTCCGGGGATTTCCGGAGCGGAGTTTGGCCAGAAAATCCGCAGTCACGCGGACCAGCTGGGACTGGTATCTGAGAGAGTGAACGTAAAGGAAATCCATGTGGAGGAAGACGGTACAAAAGTAATAAGAACCAGAAAGAAAGACTTTCAGGCGAGGACGGTACTCTTAGCCGTGGGAGCGCGTCACCGTCTGCTGGGGGCAAAGGGAGAAGAGAGACTGTCAGGGATGGGCATATCCTACTGTGCTACTTGTGATGGCGCTTTTTACAAGGACCAGACTGTGGCCGTGGTGGGCGGCGGAAATGTGGCTGTGGAGGACGCGATCTTTCTCGCCAAAATCTGCAAGATGGTCTATGTAGTACATCGCAGAGATCAGTTAAGAGCAGATGACATTCTGCAAAAGAGGCTGTTTCAATTTCCCAATGTAGTTTTCTGTTGGAATCAAGTCTGTGAAGAAATCCAGGGAGAAGAACAGGTCGAGGCGATTCTGCTGAAAAATGTGAAGGACGGCAGCAGCCAGAGAGTGAAGGTTGACGGTGTTTTTGTGGCGGTGGGGATTCATCCCAACAGCGAACCATATCAAGGGCTTGTGAATATGGATGAAGGCGGCTATATTGTGGCAGGTGAAGACGGAAAGACGAATATGCCGGGAATCTTTGCGGCCGGGGATGTCCGAACAAAGAAGCTGCGCCAGATTATCACCGCTGCGTCAGATGGAGCCAATGCAGTGTCATCAGTACAGGACTATTTAAGCCGCCTGTAG
- a CDS encoding DUF885 domain-containing protein: protein MFSIKSRRPLFISLGLCLALCLGLGLGYLTSHVFSEDAKFQKFTRQLFQSEVNGSTLNLHYTLAHPEDYKVASEQVTLGTIPTDPSSTYSQLENYEQSLQDFSYEDLSKDNQLTLDLLLLYFHTERSLGDQYLLEEILSPSLGTQAQLPILLAEYAFYDKQDITDYLKLLTCVGDYFKSILDFEREKSQAGYFMSDTTLDRILEQCQAFIKNPSDNYLQEIFQDKLNDFSGLSKKEKKQCIATHQKLIENSLIPAYENLMEGLEELRGTGKNENGLYYLDGGQEYYQYLLRSQVGVYASPEVIEQRLYRQLFADYQEMSELLEEHPDLISRVFSEDLPKSKPKDTLEELESLYQKDFPKLEEPKYEVKYVHKSMEDYLSPAFYLTPPIDTQSPNTIYINQASQTSNLELFTTLAHEGFPGHLYQTLYFSRQDPDPIRNLITCGGYIEGWATYIESYAYGYADAAPELTRLLWLNRSVNLNLYCLLDIGIHYHGWTLSQVSQYLKMFGFQDEAVIEEIYQYIIETPANYLRYYVGYLGFYDLKSAVQQKEGNSFDLKEFHRDVLEIGPAPFPIVQKYLGLSSKN from the coding sequence ATGTTTTCCATAAAATCCCGTCGGCCCCTGTTCATCAGTCTTGGTCTTTGTCTCGCACTCTGCCTGGGGCTTGGTCTTGGATATCTTACCTCTCACGTATTTTCCGAAGACGCAAAATTTCAAAAGTTTACTCGACAGCTGTTTCAAAGCGAAGTCAATGGCAGCACCTTAAACCTCCACTATACTTTAGCCCATCCTGAAGATTATAAAGTCGCTTCCGAGCAAGTCACTCTGGGTACTATCCCCACAGACCCTTCTTCCACTTACTCCCAGCTAGAAAACTACGAACAGTCTCTCCAGGATTTCTCCTACGAAGATCTCTCCAAAGACAATCAGCTGACTTTAGATCTGCTTTTGCTGTACTTTCACACGGAACGTTCCCTAGGTGACCAGTACTTATTAGAAGAGATCTTGAGTCCTAGCCTTGGCACCCAGGCACAGCTTCCAATACTTTTGGCCGAATACGCTTTTTACGACAAGCAAGACATTACAGATTACTTAAAGCTTTTAACCTGTGTAGGTGATTACTTCAAAAGTATCTTGGACTTCGAGCGCGAAAAATCCCAGGCAGGATATTTCATGAGCGACACTACTCTTGACCGAATTTTAGAACAGTGTCAGGCATTCATCAAAAACCCCTCTGACAACTATCTTCAAGAAATTTTCCAGGATAAACTCAATGATTTTTCTGGACTGTCCAAAAAAGAAAAGAAGCAATGCATCGCCACACATCAAAAACTGATAGAGAATTCTCTGATTCCAGCCTACGAAAACCTGATGGAAGGCCTAGAAGAGCTTCGTGGAACTGGAAAAAATGAAAATGGTCTCTACTATCTCGACGGTGGGCAGGAATACTATCAGTACCTGCTGCGCAGCCAAGTGGGAGTCTACGCCTCCCCGGAAGTCATAGAGCAACGTCTCTACCGACAACTCTTCGCGGACTATCAGGAGATGTCTGAACTTCTCGAAGAACACCCTGATCTAATCAGCCGTGTCTTCTCAGAAGATCTCCCCAAATCAAAACCCAAAGACACTTTAGAGGAACTGGAATCCTTATACCAGAAGGACTTTCCCAAATTAGAAGAGCCAAAGTATGAAGTAAAATATGTCCATAAATCTATGGAAGACTATCTAAGCCCCGCTTTCTACCTCACACCTCCCATTGACACCCAAAGTCCAAATACCATCTACATCAACCAGGCCAGCCAGACCTCTAACCTGGAATTGTTTACCACTTTAGCCCATGAAGGCTTTCCCGGGCATCTCTATCAGACCTTATATTTCAGTCGCCAGGACCCTGACCCTATCCGCAATTTGATCACCTGCGGCGGTTATATCGAAGGCTGGGCCACCTATATAGAATCCTACGCCTACGGTTACGCAGACGCTGCCCCTGAGCTCACCCGTCTTCTCTGGCTGAACCGCTCTGTAAACTTAAATCTCTACTGTCTTTTGGACATTGGAATTCACTATCACGGTTGGACTTTAAGTCAGGTCAGTCAGTACTTAAAAATGTTCGGTTTTCAGGACGAAGCTGTGATCGAGGAAATCTATCAATACATCATTGAGACCCCCGCCAATTATCTTCGCTATTATGTTGGATATCTGGGATTTTATGATCTGAAAAGTGCTGTTCAGCAAAAAGAAGGGAATTCCTTTGATCTAAAAGAATTCCACAGAGATGTCCTCGAAATTGGGCCGGCGCCCTTTCCCATCGTACAAAAATATTTGGGTCTTTCCTCAAAAAATTGA
- a CDS encoding heparan-alpha-glucosaminide N-acetyltransferase, producing the protein MVENTLQKGRYPLPDVIRGTVLVNAVVYHMIWDLVYILGVDWKWYSTRGAYWWQQAICWTFILLSGFCWSMGERRLKRGLTVFGSGLLVTAVTLVFMPQSKVIFGVLTLIGSAMLLWIPLEKLLRYIAPIPGLAGSILLFGITRNVGDGFLGFERWNLLALPQTWYRNLFTTYLGLPEKNFYSTDYFGLFPWLFLFGVGYFLYRLLKERKWLVVLAGPRIRPLEFVGRHSLEIYLIHQPVIYGFLVLFSYS; encoded by the coding sequence ATGGTGGAAAATACATTACAGAAGGGACGTTATCCTTTGCCGGACGTGATTCGGGGCACGGTCTTGGTCAATGCGGTAGTCTATCATATGATCTGGGATTTGGTGTATATTTTGGGCGTAGACTGGAAATGGTATTCGACGAGAGGCGCCTATTGGTGGCAACAGGCCATTTGCTGGACGTTTATACTGCTCTCGGGGTTTTGCTGGTCGATGGGAGAGAGAAGACTCAAAAGGGGGTTGACTGTGTTCGGCTCCGGTCTTTTGGTTACAGCGGTGACTTTGGTATTTATGCCTCAGAGTAAGGTGATCTTTGGGGTTCTGACATTGATAGGTTCAGCAATGCTTCTTTGGATTCCCCTGGAAAAATTATTGCGTTACATTGCTCCGATACCTGGGTTGGCAGGAAGTATCCTGCTGTTTGGGATAACTCGAAATGTGGGAGATGGATTTTTAGGATTTGAACGGTGGAATCTGCTTGCGCTGCCGCAGACGTGGTACCGGAATCTATTTACCACCTACCTTGGGCTACCGGAGAAGAATTTTTACTCCACAGATTATTTCGGACTGTTTCCATGGCTGTTTTTGTTTGGCGTAGGATACTTTCTCTACCGGCTTTTAAAGGAGAGGAAGTGGCTGGTAGTGCTGGCAGGTCCGCGGATACGGCCCTTAGAATTTGTAGGAAGGCATTCTTTGGAGATCTATCTGATTCATCAACCGGTAATTTATGGATTTTTAGTGTTGTTCTCTTATTCTTGA
- the trmB gene encoding tRNA (guanosine(46)-N7)-methyltransferase TrmB, translated as MRLRNIPGAKEAVMESAFVVQRPQEKKGGWAQVYPQTGPIHIEVGMGKGQFLMELARRNPQVNYLGIEMYDSVLLRALQRMAEIDELPNLLFMREDARLLPEIFRKGEVEKIYLNFSDPWPKARHAKRRLTSREFLNRYERILVPEGVVEFKTDNRGLFEFSLEEIREAGWRLLACTYDLHNDAKMCEGNVMTEYEEKFSSLGNPIYKLVTAR; from the coding sequence ATGCGTTTGAGAAACATACCTGGTGCTAAGGAGGCAGTGATGGAAAGTGCCTTCGTAGTGCAAAGGCCGCAGGAGAAAAAAGGAGGCTGGGCACAGGTTTATCCACAGACTGGGCCGATACATATCGAGGTTGGCATGGGAAAAGGACAATTTTTGATGGAACTGGCACGACGTAATCCCCAGGTTAATTATTTAGGAATTGAGATGTATGACAGCGTACTGCTCAGAGCACTGCAAAGAATGGCGGAGATTGATGAATTACCGAATCTATTGTTTATGAGGGAAGATGCCAGGTTGCTGCCGGAGATCTTTCGGAAAGGAGAGGTGGAAAAGATATATCTGAATTTTTCCGACCCGTGGCCAAAGGCACGTCATGCGAAACGGCGCCTCACGTCTCGGGAATTTCTGAACAGATATGAGCGAATTTTAGTTCCGGAGGGAGTAGTGGAGTTTAAGACAGACAACAGGGGACTGTTTGAATTTTCTCTGGAAGAGATTCGAGAGGCAGGGTGGAGACTGCTGGCTTGCACTTACGATTTACATAACGATGCTAAGATGTGTGAAGGCAACGTGATGACGGAGTACGAGGAGAAATTTTCCAGTTTGGGTAATCCCATATATAAATTAGTGACTGCTAGGTAG
- a CDS encoding cation-translocating P-type ATPase, with product MKTYYQMSEEEIRQEVNQGSQPLTVDQVRNRQKEYGPNELIEGEKKSLLGIFAEQFRDFLVIILMISAAVSWILGEGESALVILVVITMNAVLGTVQTVKAEQSLSSLKRLCSPSAKVLRDGVVVEIPSREVTVGDEVYLEAGDYIPADGRILENASMKTDESALTGESMGVEKTSERLEGELALGDRKNMVYSGSFVTYGRGSFLVTAVGMQTEVGKIAGLLKTASEKKTPLQMNLDQFGKKLSVIILILCGALFGLQMIRGGELADAFLFAVALAVAAIPEALSSIVTIVLAFGTQKMSKEGAVIRKLQAVEGLGSVSVICSDKTGTLTQNKMTVEHYYVDGQSVKAEELDVENPSHVQLLRMSVLCNDASVTDGQEIGDPTETALVALGEKLGVQAQTIREEYPRLSELPFDSDRKLMSTFHQLQNGYTMVTKGAVDVLERRVSMICTGGKERPITDEDLQEIRRVNEEYSQNGLRVLAVAYRKLEQDRELTLEDEQGLTFFGLIAMMDPPRIESAQAVKRCIEAGIRPVMITGDHKVTASAIARRIGILREGDQACEGSELDALSDEELKDFVEKVSVYARVSPEHKIRIVRAWQEKGNIVAMTGDGVNDAPALKQADVGVAMGITGSEVSKDAASMVLTDDNFATIVKAVENGRNVYANIKNSIQFLLSGNFAAILVVLFSSLLGLPVPFAPVHLLFINLLTDSLPAIALGLEPHTSQVMREKPRPMNESILTRRFLSNIGLDGLCIGVMTGIAFLIGLSYGGTLTASTMAFATLCLSRLVHGYNCKSSRPVIFRREFFNNRYLQGAFAVGFVLLNLVLLVPALHGLFQIQTLHLWQLLMVYGLALANLPVIQLLKKVRMSCKSK from the coding sequence ATGAAAACTTACTATCAGATGTCAGAGGAAGAGATTCGCCAGGAAGTGAATCAGGGAAGTCAGCCCTTGACTGTTGACCAAGTGAGGAACAGACAGAAAGAGTATGGTCCAAATGAGCTGATCGAGGGGGAAAAGAAAAGTTTGTTGGGGATATTCGCAGAACAATTTCGAGATTTTCTAGTGATTATTCTGATGATATCTGCGGCAGTTTCCTGGATCTTGGGTGAAGGAGAATCGGCACTTGTGATTTTAGTGGTCATCACGATGAACGCGGTACTGGGGACCGTGCAGACTGTGAAAGCGGAACAGTCTTTGAGCAGCTTGAAGAGGCTCTGTTCTCCCAGTGCTAAGGTACTCAGGGATGGCGTGGTCGTGGAGATTCCTAGCCGGGAGGTGACAGTGGGAGACGAGGTGTACTTAGAGGCCGGTGATTATATACCTGCCGATGGAAGAATCCTCGAAAATGCCAGTATGAAGACCGATGAGAGCGCTTTGACTGGGGAAAGCATGGGAGTGGAGAAGACTTCGGAGAGGCTGGAAGGGGAACTGGCCTTGGGAGACCGCAAGAATATGGTGTACTCAGGGAGTTTTGTCACGTATGGCCGAGGAAGCTTCTTGGTCACAGCTGTGGGAATGCAAACAGAAGTGGGAAAGATCGCTGGCCTTTTAAAGACGGCCTCTGAGAAGAAAACGCCATTACAGATGAATTTGGACCAATTTGGAAAAAAATTGTCTGTGATCATTCTGATTCTCTGCGGCGCGTTGTTTGGTTTGCAGATGATTCGAGGAGGAGAGCTGGCAGATGCCTTTCTGTTTGCGGTTGCCTTGGCTGTGGCCGCGATACCGGAAGCTCTGAGCTCCATTGTCACGATTGTGCTTGCCTTTGGAACACAAAAAATGTCCAAAGAAGGAGCTGTCATAAGAAAACTTCAAGCTGTAGAGGGGCTGGGAAGCGTGTCTGTGATTTGTTCAGATAAGACCGGGACACTGACACAGAACAAAATGACAGTGGAACACTACTATGTAGATGGACAGAGTGTGAAAGCAGAAGAGCTTGACGTGGAAAATCCATCTCATGTGCAGCTGCTGAGGATGAGTGTTCTGTGTAATGATGCATCTGTCACAGATGGGCAGGAGATTGGAGACCCGACAGAGACTGCGTTGGTCGCTCTCGGAGAGAAATTGGGAGTTCAGGCTCAGACAATCAGGGAAGAGTATCCTCGTCTGTCAGAGCTGCCCTTTGATAGTGACAGAAAACTGATGTCTACTTTTCACCAGCTTCAGAACGGCTACACGATGGTTACGAAGGGGGCCGTGGATGTGCTGGAGAGAAGAGTCTCCATGATCTGCACAGGGGGAAAGGAACGTCCGATTACAGACGAAGATCTCCAGGAAATCCGCAGAGTCAACGAGGAGTATTCTCAGAATGGTCTTCGAGTGCTAGCAGTGGCTTACCGAAAACTGGAACAGGACAGAGAACTGACTTTGGAAGATGAACAGGGCTTGACATTTTTCGGCTTGATTGCCATGATGGACCCGCCTAGGATTGAGAGTGCGCAGGCTGTGAAGAGGTGTATAGAGGCGGGGATACGCCCTGTAATGATTACAGGAGATCACAAAGTGACAGCATCGGCCATCGCGCGGAGAATCGGTATTCTGAGAGAGGGGGACCAGGCCTGCGAAGGAAGTGAGCTGGATGCCCTAAGCGATGAAGAGCTAAAGGATTTTGTGGAGAAAGTGTCCGTCTATGCGAGGGTATCTCCGGAACACAAAATTCGAATTGTGAGAGCATGGCAGGAAAAAGGTAACATTGTCGCGATGACCGGGGACGGTGTGAATGATGCTCCGGCATTGAAACAGGCGGACGTGGGAGTCGCTATGGGAATTACTGGAAGTGAAGTATCCAAGGATGCAGCTTCTATGGTACTTACGGATGATAATTTTGCTACGATTGTGAAGGCTGTGGAGAATGGCCGTAATGTGTACGCCAACATTAAAAACTCTATTCAGTTTTTGCTCTCAGGAAATTTCGCTGCGATTTTAGTGGTACTATTTTCCTCACTGTTGGGACTTCCAGTACCTTTTGCCCCGGTGCATCTGCTATTTATCAACTTGCTGACAGACAGCCTTCCGGCTATCGCTTTGGGGCTGGAACCTCATACGTCCCAGGTCATGAGAGAAAAACCACGTCCTATGAATGAATCTATACTGACGAGAAGATTTCTCTCTAATATTGGTCTGGATGGCCTGTGCATCGGGGTGATGACGGGAATTGCTTTTTTGATTGGCTTGAGCTATGGAGGAACTCTTACAGCCAGTACAATGGCGTTTGCTACCTTGTGTCTGTCCAGACTGGTTCATGGGTATAACTGTAAGTCCTCTCGTCCTGTGATCTTTCGAAGAGAATTTTTCAATAATCGCTATCTTCAAGGAGCTTTTGCAGTGGGATTTGTGCTTTTGAACCTGGTTCTTTTGGTGCCGGCTCTTCATGGATTGTTTCAGATACAGACGCTTCATCTGTGGCAGCTTTTGATGGTCTATGGCCTGGCTCTGGCGAATCTCCCGGTGATTCAGCTACTTAAAAAGGTCAGGATGAGTTGTAAAAGCAAGTAA
- a CDS encoding CapA family protein: MSRNNIPLNDREKSKSKISLICSIAALVILCFCFHQADHVLITGPAERAAAKKEAAEAKAKEEASTPKVTTANIVAVGDNLYHTKLYESGMNDSGEWNYDHVYEHMTSYIQEADLAFIDQETVLTPNHDEISSYPSFATPQEVGDAVVKAGFDVIETATNHIDDFGLDLIKDELNYWETNHPEVTVIGTNATEEERDEIKTVTVNDITIALLDYTYGTNNCLATGEDAYIINTFDKEQVATDIKKAKEISDCVIFVSHWGNEEDPAPSEYEKQWATFLMQQGVDVCIGGHPHILQPYGTLSDDQGNEMLIFYSLGNFASTQQDMTGLLGGMAQFTLEKTVKNGKSSVKVISKSVEPLVMHYNHDQGVYAPYLLKDYTNELAAEHSMHEVRTDEFTVETLYELYDEIMSQKVEPSTGTGLLEVHFDGYINMVDPDGNIVDDSYQGTSQDSNGNSDGEEGTDSSSSDESSSDGSDYDDSDYDDSSYDDSGYDNSSYDDSSYDDSSYDDSGYDDSSYDDSGYDDSGY; this comes from the coding sequence ATGAGTCGAAACAATATACCGTTAAATGACAGAGAAAAGAGCAAATCCAAGATCAGCCTCATCTGTTCCATCGCAGCACTGGTCATTTTGTGTTTTTGCTTTCATCAGGCAGATCACGTTCTGATCACAGGCCCCGCTGAGAGGGCGGCAGCCAAAAAAGAGGCGGCAGAGGCCAAAGCAAAAGAGGAGGCATCCACTCCCAAAGTGACCACAGCGAACATTGTCGCCGTGGGTGATAACCTGTACCACACTAAATTATATGAGTCCGGTATGAATGACTCTGGTGAATGGAATTACGACCATGTCTATGAGCACATGACTTCCTATATCCAGGAAGCAGATTTGGCCTTCATTGACCAGGAAACCGTCTTGACTCCTAATCATGATGAAATCAGCTCCTATCCGTCTTTTGCAACACCTCAGGAGGTGGGCGATGCGGTCGTAAAAGCTGGTTTCGACGTAATTGAGACTGCGACAAACCACATTGACGACTTCGGCTTGGATTTAATCAAAGACGAGTTAAATTACTGGGAGACCAATCATCCCGAAGTCACTGTCATAGGAACCAACGCGACGGAAGAAGAGCGCGATGAAATCAAAACTGTCACTGTCAACGATATCACGATCGCTCTCCTGGATTATACATACGGTACCAATAACTGTCTGGCCACCGGCGAGGATGCCTATATTATCAATACTTTTGACAAAGAGCAAGTGGCCACCGACATTAAGAAGGCAAAAGAAATCAGCGACTGTGTAATTTTCGTTTCCCATTGGGGAAATGAAGAAGATCCCGCCCCCAGCGAATACGAAAAACAGTGGGCAACTTTCCTGATGCAGCAAGGAGTTGACGTCTGCATCGGCGGACACCCACATATACTTCAACCCTATGGAACCTTGTCCGACGATCAGGGCAATGAGATGCTGATTTTCTACTCTCTTGGAAATTTCGCATCGACACAGCAAGATATGACAGGATTACTAGGTGGTATGGCCCAGTTCACCCTAGAGAAAACGGTGAAAAATGGAAAAAGTTCCGTGAAGGTAATTTCCAAATCCGTGGAACCTCTGGTCATGCACTACAATCATGACCAAGGTGTCTACGCTCCTTATCTGTTAAAAGATTACACCAATGAGCTCGCCGCCGAACATAGTATGCATGAGGTCCGCACCGACGAGTTCACCGTGGAGACCCTCTATGAGCTGTACGATGAAATCATGTCCCAGAAAGTAGAGCCCTCCACCGGCACAGGACTGCTGGAAGTCCACTTTGACGGGTATATCAATATGGTCGACCCGGATGGAAATATCGTAGATGATTCCTACCAGGGGACCTCCCAAGATTCAAACGGCAATTCCGACGGTGAAGAAGGCACAGACAGTTCCAGTTCTGATGAGTCAAGCTCCGATGGTTCCGACTATGATGACTCCGACTACGATGATTCTAGCTATGACGACTCCGGCTATGATAATTCCAGCTACGATGATTCTAGTTACGACGACTCTAGTTATGATGATTCTGGTTACGACGACTCTAGCTATGATGATTCTGGCTACGACGACTCTGGCTATTAA